The segment GTAGATAGATAaaaagatagacagatagatagatagatagatagatagatagatagatagatagatagatagatagatagacagatagatagatagatagatagagatttgtttttttaatctttacagcaaatattttttaaatcctattaaaaaaaatgtgtcatacaaaataattaaatgtcccttacttttattatttggaacattctcctttttttctatattgtaagtaaatatataatacatgtaatattatgaatgtattttgtataaatCTCCCATTAATTTAACCTGCTCAAAACAATATGGTAAAACATGTAgcaggcaaacaaacaaacaagggtgCTCTAGTATTGTTCCATGGGCTCACACCAAGGGGTCAACGTCATTCAAGTGAGACTTTTCTGGAACCATACTAGTGTAAAGATCACTCTGAAAAGATGATCTACATAGGAATAAACAGTGAAAGCATATAAGCCTCCTCAATGGAAGAATGGAGTAGATATACTTCAGATTCTCAGACAGGTTTCCAGGCAAGATCTATAAAAGTATTTTCAGACTACTGTACTGAACAAACAGATTATAACAGCATTGCTAGCTTAGGATCGCGccaatgtttaatttaaaaaggtTCTGACAGTAAATGTGCATGGTACCATGTTTTTCCGGTTTGGTAAGTGTACATTTAACAATGCTAATATCAGAAGTGGGCATTCTACACTGGGTTTAACAGGTATATTTTTAGGCCCTGTCTATGCCATATatttggttcagttaaacaactACCATGGTTAGCCATGTTTCATCTCTTTTTTGCTTTTACAACATTATACCAAAGTAACCTGGATAAGGATTTTAAACATCATAAAAGGGAATTAATGAAGACAGCTTGAAGTTATTAAGCTGAAATTCAGCCTGTGGTAAAAAGACATGCCAAAGAAATATGATTTTCTGCTCAATACCAGACAAATAGGCCCCTTTCTGCGCACTCTGCAGTCTGGCTTAACAAGGAGTTATGACCATTATGTAGACGTTGAAATTATTAATTGAGGATGGTGAGATCTTTTCTGGCTTTTGTAAGTCCTTTGGGGTAATTTGTCACCTTCCAAACTGAGCTTTAGGCTGCTAAGATTGTCAatgcaactcttttttttttttaactaaaattaAACCTGCAACGGTAATCAGAATACGGTTCAACAGTGACAGAATCTGTCCTACACTTCTGCCTGTAAGTTCCAGCTAGAAATGCTATTGAGAGGGTTTCCAGTATTcttggtatgttttttttatgtttataatgAATATCACAATATAGTTAAATCTAGGTTGTTCATCACTCTTTCAAGCACtcatatataaatatgtaaaaatacacTGATTACCTTCAGTTAAAATGTTGCAGTCCCTTTGTTTTGTGATAACTGCAAAAACGCACATGATATAAAATGCTTCCACTCCACACTGGACAAATAATTGCCAATTGAGTAAATGTTAATGACTGTACCCAAGAATATTATCATAttgtgttttaaactgtttataggatttttttttttttttaatcagccctTTAAACGATCAGGATGTCAAATGATCAGGAAATGAAGGTGGAGGTTCTGTACTTTAGGAATCCTGGCTTGCTGAAAAAACTATTGTCCATTTTAAAGTCTATCAAGTCAAAAGTATCTCCATTGTGCACTACAATGCTTGATATTGACGATGTGctgaccagtataaggtaattacATGTACTGAAGGTAGAGTCTCTACAGCAATGCAAAAGTTAAAAATTCTTTCAGCCAAATTTTCAGTTTAGATGGCTTACCAAAAGAGTTTCcgtagagacattcatggtcgcTCTCTCGtcattttgcttcaaaaagtTTCATTATTTaactcatttattttcttaaaaaaaacctatttattcatttaaaaacatgattgtaaaaaacaaacaaacaacgagTTTTGACGCTAACGTGTCTTCATCGGGTATCATACCTATCTCGTGCACACGATTTACTATCTTCAGCGCAAGCGATGGCCACGAGATCAAATAGCTATCTAATTATTACACATACTAATTTagccaatcagatcactgaaaatcAAATGCGAAccaataaagatttaaacaaaatagtaTATGTAATAAATTACCCAATTAAACGTCGCGTTACATCTGCCATTCCCGCCCAATTCGTGGCGGAATATGAACTCGGCATTGGGCAAAGTCCAGTAAAACCTGGACAGAACGAGACACTTGGGGACGAGCGTTAACCGGGGGCTTCAGTGTCTTAGAAATCactttaattcagtggtaaccccactgtaactaatatgtacttttaaacaagtgttgaaatatctgaaataaatatatcagaaaaaaacaaacaccattaTAATCCGGTTCCaacgtattattattttttgtaacgtGTAACTCGGGGTTAGCCGACTAGCAACACTTTGTATTCATGATATAGTGACATAAgggatatactgtacatatatatatatatatatatatatatatatatatatatatatatatatatatatatatatatatatatatatatatacagcgtTTGAGTTTGGCAGCAAATACCTAAATGGAATCTCGTTGCTGATCTACTGCAGTGCTTTAATCACGCATTACATCATGTAAATGGACGCGGGCCAACTCACCACTTTCAGgtattagctttaaaaaaaaaaaaaaaaaaaaaaaggtaggagTCAGCAGTCTGAGGATTATTATCATGACGTTTCCCATACAGAACTGTCGTATGATTTACAGACAGGCCTGTTTGAAAACTTGATAATAAACTGCAAAGCAAGTGAAATCAGCagtggcaaataaataaataaataaataaataaataaataaataaataaataaataaataaccaaccaCTTCCCGGTACTGTCCAAAATGTTTGGCACCGAGTAAATGCCAATCCCGGTTTCCAATCAGAGACCATCTATAATGATACTATCATACTTTTAACCAATCCTAGCCTGCCAGAGGCGGGGACTGTGTACACGCGCACAAGTCTGCATTCAGTGAAGCTTTTTGTTATGGGAAGTTAGTGTCCAGGGTATCTGTAGGTGCCATACAgcgcaatatgaaaatacgacaGACAGAATGACGACTTTGCAGTCAGTGTCACCAAAACAGACAGGTACCGCTCTAGGCGGTGTAGTAATTATATTTCTCTCGATCTTGCTGATTCGTCAGCTTTTAAAGCAGAGAAGACCCAGAGGTTTTCCGCCGGGACCGACACCTTTACCTATAATTGGGAACGTCCTCTCTCTTGTATCAGAGCCGCACGTCTACATGAAGAAACAAAGTGAAATCCATGGACAGGTATTTTAACTAAGTCTGTTTCTGTACGCAATAATTTAATAATACCGAAGTAAGACCAAATGAGTGTTCTGTATCTAAAATAATTTGTTCGACTGAAAAGTTGTTCCTCTTATTAAatcagctgtgttttgttttaaatctattatATTAATTTTCTTCTTCATTATTGGCAGGTAAGAACTCCTGAAGTTGATGTATGTCCTTTTGCGGGTTGTGTAGTGTAATGTAATTCCTGGCATGGTTACATCATGCCACACAAGTTTAAGCAGAGCCAAATTAGACAGTGCTTACAAAACAGCAGCACTTTATACAACGATTCTAGGTTTAAGAATATTAAGTACAGCTGACAAAcgtgtacatactgtaacagtaaatattacatttttgtcagaAAAATTCAGTCTAACCTTTGTAATGctgtcagatttaaaataaataaataaacgttttcATACATAAATGCTACATTGTGCAAACAGTGTATACAGGCAGCCAACAGAAACATACACATTAACAGTAGGGTTGGGTAGGTTTCCAAACATCtggtgtgtctatgtgtgtgaaAGGTTAAACTAGAGCTGAGATCCCTGCTTAGGAATgatgaggcagcagcactaagaGTTTGCAAAACGCTAAGTTAGCTACATTATCAAGGTAGTGTAAACGTGTTCTTTCTGGTTCAAAAGCAGTAGTTCATGTTATTATTAGTGTCTATCTCACAAATGATGAGATTTCATGAATATATTTTACACTGGAATTTTGTAAAGTCTCTGACCCACCAGTTTTTTTCAGTCCTAAAATCTCTCTGTTTTAGTTAACAGGGGAGCtgttaacattttgaaaatatttttttttagtacagaACCTTCTGTTATTTATTCACGTGCTAATATTGCGTAAGTATGGCAGCGTCCACAGATTGTCTCCAGAGGTTAGAATTAAATAATGTTTCGCCATCATGTGTAACACAAAAAGCAAGTAAATGCTGAATATTATGTAAGTAACAAAGACACCCCTACATGATTTCCCAGTACTGAACTCTATCCTTCCTATATGGTCGTTTTGATTTAATATGTGGTAACTAAATCACGTGAAAGATTTAATTAAAGTAAAACCCTGCCCATTTATAAAATCAAAATTTGTCTTGCATGAAATGAAATGATTGAACGTGTCTTTCTGTTGCACGTGGAGAATCGACCCCGTGTGAAATCATTGAGTTGATAATGTTCATCTACCGATTCCACTGACATTTCTGTTCACAGAGACACATTTTATAGTAGTCAATTAAAAGCACAGAGCGCTTCCTTTCAGGTCAGTTCTTTGATTAATAAGCCTCCACTCACTGGCAGGGATGCGGAAACCATTCAAATGCTTTGCAAGTAAAAAGGGCTTCCATATTCCCACAGTCACAGCAATGGAAACAGACCCTTGTCCACCATGCTACAATACTacctgctgtattactgtatctgtAATATTGATAATTAGAGATTTTGATGTTAATTATCCGATTAGTATCTTTTTTAATTATGGTATGAACGTCTACCCcaaaacatttattaaattaaaaacttgTATATTCAAATCAACTGTAACATACCtggagaaagtttttttttttcagtaaatgatttgatgtgtttttttatttcatttttttggtatTCAAATCCATTACAGTTTATGTTATTGATAGATTAATCTTAATTGATTAAAAGCTCTACTGAAAATGGATTAATTGAAAAACAGAATGATCTCCATTTTTAAGGCTTGTGTTGTgataaatatatactttttatgtGTACATTATGAACTTGTACTCCATCGAATGGGGATtaatatgcccccccccccccccctcctgttaCCTGTTCTGTTCTAAGtaacatatttttgttttctcttctAGATATTTAGTATGGATCTTGGTGGCATATCAACCATTATAATCAATGGTTATGATGCTATAAAAGAATGTCTTTTACATCAAAGTGAAATTTTTGCAGACCGACCATCTCTACCTCTTtttaaaaaactgacaaacatggGAGGTATGTATTATTCATCATTAAACGATAGtattttgaaagtattttttatgTACTTGAAGGCTTTTTGAggctaacatttaaaacaatgtatatgtgTATTTGTTATACAGTATGTGAGGTAGTACAACCTCTTATGTCTGTCTTGCCTCCTGTTTTCATCAAACTTATTCATCAATACAGTTTGGAACATAAACAGAATGCTTGAGGCAACACTCCTATAACCTAAGAGCATCTTTTATTAGAATTTACAActtcaaaacaaaaactaaatcaaagcacacattttaaatataaactatGCAGGAACAAAAGTaagtaagtatatatatatatatatatatatatatatatatatatatatattaattatatgcTTCAAGCCTCTATTGTTTTCAGCGGGTTGTGATTCAATTGTAGTTGTAAAAGCTCATTATTCTGTGCTTTTAAGATGAGTAATCTATATGAGATAAATATATCCTTTCTACACTACAGTATGTAAACTAGGGTGCACTATTATCTAAAACCTTAACCTTATCTGAAAATTATTTAGTAACAAGAGAACTGAGTATAATACAATCTGCTTGGCTACAAACCAACAGAattgtagaaaaaatatattttagaaaaactgcaaGAAATCTATTGTACACCGTCTGTGTATGGTTTCTTTTCATTCTTTAACCAGTCGCCTGGGGCAATGAAAGGCCTTCATCTGTGTCGATTTAGATTGTTATGTTTTACCAGGAACTGGAGGTAACACGAGTTTAACAGATTTACAACTTTATAAAATAGCCTCAGAAGTATAAAAAACCTACATAATAAGAGGCTTCTTTCAAGTGGCATTTAAGTTTTTTTGGGACAAACGTTCAAAATAATGTATGTCAAATAATTCACACTAACTGCATTACATTGCTTTTTTTGCCTCTGTCATTCTAGTAACTTGTCTTCATTGTTCTAGTTGTAGTACCGCACATGTGGTAGAGAAGTCATTTAGCAAGTCCTAACTATATGCTTGTCAAGATCACCTACCACAAAAAGATTGTAAAATGAGCAGTGAATGtgattaaaagcaaacaaaatgtaGTTTACTGAAGATGTGTGTGTATAACATAATCCAATAAGCTGAAAAGGCTCACCGAGATCACTGCTTTCTTGCATTTGCATGGCAAGCAAAATTTAGAGAATAAGCCCTTATAAATAATCAGGCAGTCAAGCATAGGCTTttgctttaaataatgtttttaaaaatttatGTTCAAAGATATAGATAAAAAAATGGTTAGTTTctggtatctaatcacttcctgtgcagtagATCACATGATCTGgctgcagctagaccattggagtggAACTGAGCTGCAAAAAAGGAAGTGATTTGGTACCAAGACGTAACAgcataaaaaaaaagcaagcaaaaaaaaccttaacatattaacactagaactgccgcggTTATGCTCATACCTAAAGGAAAACTTGGTAAACACCACTTTACAACCCAGTACTTATATGTTGTATAGTATCATCATTttttattctaaataaaaaaatcatttttttattattattattttgtgtactttgcaGGATTGCTGAATTGCAAGTATGGAAGGGGATGGATTGAACACCGCAAACTTGCTGTCAGCAGCTTCCGTTTCTTTGGCTACGGTCAAAAGACTTTCGAAAACAAAATTTCAGAAGAATGCATGTTTTTTATCGATGCTATTGACGAATACAAGGGTAAATCTTTTGATCCCAAGCATCTGATAACAAACGCAGTGTCTAATATTTCTAACCTCATCATTTTTGGCGAGCGTTTTACATACGATGACACTGAGTTCCAGCACATGATCGAGATCTTTAGTGAAAACGTTGAGCTAGCTGCTAATGCTTGGGCGTTCCTCTACAATGCCTTCCCATGGATCCGGATCCTGCCCTTTGGTAAACACCAGAGGCTATTTAAAAACGCTGCAGAGGTGTATGACTTTCTGCTCAAATTAATCGAGCGTTTCTCATGCAACAGAGTGCCTCATTCACCCAGGCACTTTATTGATGCCTATCTGGATGAGATGGACCAAAATTCTAGTGACCCTGAAGCATCATACTCTAAAGAGAACTTAATTTTCTCTGTCGGTGAGCTTATTATTGCAGGGACTGAAACAACGACTAATGTAATGCGATGGGCAGTGCTATACATGGCTCTATACCCTAACATTCAAGGTAAGGACTACATATACCACCACaggttttatagttatggatgaaggCAAAACTTTTTGCAATCTTCCAGTATGTGTTATATAAAACATGTAATATGCCTGCAACATTCAAAAAGATAAGTGGTTATTACAAATTATACTATATTCtgcatatattattttaaaaatatatatttaaactattGCATTTAGGTCAGTGCTATGCATGGTGCCATTTATTCCACTGATATTATCTATACTAGATTTGAATAACTACTAGGCACCCTGGGTTGTTAACAAATGTCACACATATTCTGTAAATGGTAAGGGGTGTCATACTGTGTGTCAGAAGACCATGCTGTAATACAGAGTAATACCATGTTGAATTGTCACTGCAGTTGTCACTATTCTTTACTTCACTTTCCTATTGCCATTATACACTTATGTAATGAAGACAGTTACAAGAATAACTTCCTGACCTTCCTAAAATGAGTACATATACAGAAGGTCATTGTTAATCTgatgctttttaaaaatcaaatatacTGCCTGTCACTTGTGTTTCTTATAAAACATTACCATAAAATACCATACCGTTGcagctgttatttttattttgttttgttttacttcatGTAACTATCTAGTCTGTGCATGCTGATGAGATTTATTTTGATTCCTCTTTTTTGCAGAAAAGGTGCATAAAGAAATAGATTGCTTTGTTGGGAACAACAGGACTCCAACTTTAGAAGACAAACCAAAAATGCAGTATACTGAAGCAGTTCTTCATGAAGTTCTGAGGTTCTGCAATATTGCTCCACTTGGGATTTTCCATGCCACTACAAAAAACACAATTGTGAGGGGATACACCATACCAAAAGGGACCACTGTCATAACAAACCTATACTCTGTTCATTTCGATGAGAAATACTGGAGCAACCCAGGACTGTTTAGTCCAGAGAGGTTTTTGGACAGCCAAGGGAACTTCTGCAAGAAAGAGGCATTTGTCCCATTTTCACTAGGTCTGTTACCTCTAATATCATGTGCTTATTGAATAGTTACATCATGTagattaaaaaatacatagcagACCCTAAAGTTGTTTAACAGATTAAAATCATATTGAACACATTGGAAGAAGAGTTGCACCATAGGTAtaatcttgttttgttgtttatagcATTTTTCTGTATTCTGATTGCCCCACTTTAACACTATGATTTGATGTTGTGCTTTGGTACTATATGACCGTTTTCTAAA is part of the Acipenser ruthenus chromosome 27, fAciRut3.2 maternal haplotype, whole genome shotgun sequence genome and harbors:
- the LOC117432425 gene encoding vitamin D 25-hydroxylase; amino-acid sequence: MTTLQSVSPKQTGTALGGVVIIFLSILLIRQLLKQRRPRGFPPGPTPLPIIGNVLSLVSEPHVYMKKQSEIHGQIFSMDLGGISTIIINGYDAIKECLLHQSEIFADRPSLPLFKKLTNMGGLLNCKYGRGWIEHRKLAVSSFRFFGYGQKTFENKISEECMFFIDAIDEYKGKSFDPKHLITNAVSNISNLIIFGERFTYDDTEFQHMIEIFSENVELAANAWAFLYNAFPWIRILPFGKHQRLFKNAAEVYDFLLKLIERFSCNRVPHSPRHFIDAYLDEMDQNSSDPEASYSKENLIFSVGELIIAGTETTTNVMRWAVLYMALYPNIQEKVHKEIDCFVGNNRTPTLEDKPKMQYTEAVLHEVLRFCNIAPLGIFHATTKNTIVRGYTIPKGTTVITNLYSVHFDEKYWSNPGLFSPERFLDSQGNFCKKEAFVPFSLGRRHCLGEQLAKMEMFLFFTMLLQRFHLQFQNGLVPNLAAKLGMTLQPHPYLICAVRRQL